A region from the Cannabis sativa cultivar Pink pepper isolate KNU-18-1 chromosome 9, ASM2916894v1, whole genome shotgun sequence genome encodes:
- the LOC115722861 gene encoding pentatricopeptide repeat-containing protein At4g14820 — translation MLSMPSLTQTTLVLPVLPKANPTTTTTLLTALSSSTTIAHLKQVHAQILRSKLDRSNSLLLKLVLASCVISPSLDYALSVFTHVSNPDALLSNKFLREFSTRAGASAEKTLLVYEKMRKDGVGVDRFSFPAILKAASKASALAEGMEIHGLALKLGFCTDPFVDTGLVRMYASCGGVMEARLVFDKMSRRDIVAWSIMIDGYCQSGLFDKVFVLYEEMKYSDIKPDRMILSTILSACGRAGNLTYGKAIHDFIIDNNIAVDSRLQSSLVAMYASCGSMDLAKKMFGMMSSKNLVVSTAMISGYSKLGQLQDARLTFDQMAEKDVVAWSAMISAYAESDWPQEALRLFNEMQQLGVSPDYVTMLSVISACAHLGALDKANWIHIYVNRNGFGSTLSVNNALIDMYAKCGSLGRAREVFEKMPRKNVISWTSMINACAMHGDAVNALSFFNKMKERNVQPNGVTFVGLLYACSHAGLVDEGKKLFASMIDEYNIAPKHEHYGCMVDLFGRANLLREALEVVETMPMAPNVVIWGSLMAACRNYGESQLGEFAAKRLLEMEPDHDGALVVLSNIYAKERRWDDVGKVRNLMENSGIFKERGFSRIELNDEVHEFFMADKRHKQTDEIYENLSRVVNELKLVGYAPNTSSVLVDLEEEEKKEVVLWHSEKLALSLGLLISKSKVSCIRIVKNLRICEDCHTFMKLSSKVYEREILVRDRTRFHHFKDGLCSCKDFW, via the exons ATGTTATCAATGCCAAGTCTAACCCAAACCACCTTAGTTCTCCCAGTCCTACCCAAGGCCAaccccaccaccaccaccacactTCTCACGGCTCTCTCTTCCTCCACCACCATCGCTCACCTCAAACAAGTCCACGCCCAAATCCTCCGCTCCAAACTCGACCGTTCCAACTCACTCCTTCTCAAGCTCGTACTGGCCTCCTGCGTTATCTCCCCCAGCCTCGACTATGCTCTCTCCGTCTTCACTCATGTCTCCAATCCCGATGCCCTTTTGTCTAACAAGTTCTTGCGTGAGTTTTCTACCCGTGCTGGTGCCTCCGCGGAGAAGACCCTTTTGGTGTATGAGAAGATGCGGAAGGATGGAGTAGGAGTGGACCGTTTCAGCTTTCCGGCTATCTTGAAGGCAGCGTCGAAAGCTTCGGCTTTGGCTGAGGGAATGGAGATTCATGGACTCGCTTTGAAGTTGGGATTCTGTACGGACCCGTTTGTTGATACGGGGTTGGTTCGAATGTATGCGTCTTGCGGGGGAGTAATGGAGGCTCGCTTGGTGTTCGATAAAATGTCTAGGCGAGATATTGTCGCTTGGAGCATTATGATTGATGG GTACTGCCAGAGTGGTCTTTTTGACAAAGTTTTTGTTCTCTATGAAGAGATGAAGTACTCTGATATCAAGCCAGATCGTATGATACTTTCGACCATTCTTTCCGCATGTGGCCGAGCTGGAAATTTAACCTATGGGAAAGCCATCCATGACTTCATCATTGACAATAATATTGCTGTTGATTCTCGTTTACAAAGCTCTCTTGTTGCCATGTATGCAAGTTGTGGCTCCATGGATTTGGCCAAAAAAATGTTTGGCATGATGTCATCCAAAAACTTAGTTGTTTCAACTGCCATGATTTCTGGATATTCAAAACTTGGGCAGCTTCAAGATGCTCGATTGACATTTGACCAAATGGCTGAGAAAGACGTGGTCGCTTGGAGTGCCATGATTTCTGCTTATGCCGAGAGTGATTGGCCTCAAGAGGCGCTTAGGCTGTTCAATGAAATGCAACAGTTGGGAGTAAGTCCTGACTACGTAACAATGTTGAGTGTCATTTCAGCTTGTGCTCATCTTGGGGCATTGGATAAGGCAAATTGGATCCATATTTATGTCAATAGGAATGGCTTTGGAAGCACTTTATCTGTTAATAATGCTCTTATTGATATGTATGCCAAATGTGGGAGCTTGGGAAGAGCAAGGGAGGTATTTGAGAAGATGCCAAGAAAAAATGTGATATCTTGGACCAGTATGATTAATGCCTGTGCAATGCATGGTGATGCCGTCAATGCTCTAAGTTTCTTCAATAAAATGAAAGAGAGAAATGTTCAACCCAATGGTGTCACATTTGTGGGTTTGCTTTATGCTTGCAGCCATGCAGGGTTGGTTGATGAGGGTAAAAAGCTTTTCGCTTCAATGATTGATGAATACAACATTGCTCCTAAACATGAGCATTATGGTTGCATGGTTGATCTTTTTGGCCGTGCCAATCTCTTGAGAGAAGCTCTTGAGGTTGTAGAGACTATGCCCATGGCTCCCAACGTTGTCATCTGGGGGTCTTTGATGGCAGCTTGTCGGAACTATGGAGAGAGCCAGTTAGGAGAATTTGCTGCGAAACGCCTTCTTGAGATGGAACCTGACCATGATGGGGCCCTTGTTGTCTTATCAAACATTTATGCCAAAGAAAGAAGATGGGATGATGTTGGGAAGGTGAGAAATCTAATGGAAAACAGTGGCATATTTAAGGAGAGGGGGTTTAGTAGAATCGAATTAAACGACGAAGTCCATGAGTTTTTTATGGCAGATAAAAGACACAAACAAACAGATGAGATCTACGAGAACTTAAGCAGGGTAGTTAATGAGTTGAAACTGGTTGGTTATGCTCCAAATACAAGTAGTGTTTTGGTTGATCTAGAAgaggaagaaaagaaagaagtgGTTCTCTGGCACAGTGAGAAGTTGGCACTTTCTCTTGGGTTGTTGATAAGCAAAAGTAAAGTTTCATGCATTCGCATAGTTAAAAATCTCAGAATTTGTGAGGACTGCCACACTTTCATGAAGCTGTCCTCAAAGGTGTATGAGAGAGAGATTCTCGTAAGAGATAGAACTAGATTTCATCATTTCAAAGACGGTCTCTGCTCTTGTAAAGACTTTTGGTAA